In the genome of Peptococcaceae bacterium 1198_IL3148, one region contains:
- the scfA gene encoding six-cysteine ranthipeptide SCIFF, giving the protein MSKHIKTLNAKSLASTVKAGGCGECQTSCQSACKTSCTVGNQVCAKEAN; this is encoded by the coding sequence TTGAGTAAACACATTAAAACACTAAATGCTAAGTCATTGGCTTCAACTGTTAAAGCTGGTGGTTGCGGTGAGTGCCAAACTTCCTGTCAATCTGCGTGTAAAACCTCATGCACTGTGGGCAATCAGGTTTGTGCTAAAGAGGCTAACTAG
- the scfB gene encoding thioether cross-link-forming SCIFF peptide maturase has product MLHKFEFDGTKLVLDVHSGALHQVDDLTWDLLNDFEVTPKETLLAKYSDKYHPAEVAEVLAEIEQLKAQGLLFSPDPLGGSYHPQEGVVKALCLHIAHDCNLRCRYCFAGQGPFGGDRSLMSVETGIAALDFLFQQSVGRKHVEVDFFGGEPLMNFGVVKQLVEYGRNKAKELGKEVKFTLTTNAVLLDETVQQYLVDNHISVVLSLDGRDCVHDKMRPTAGNNGSYQRVLKNIKAMVEKNPPGGYYVRGTFTRHNLDFSQDVLHMIEQGFVDISVEPVVASPEDDYAFRPEDLPIIKEEYANLTRHILSMKQQNKPVNFFHFNIDLDGGPCLAKRLSGCGAGHEYMAVTPDGYLYPCHQFVGRPEYKIGHVTDKQLNKEISKMFRNAHIYNKQSCSECWAKYHCSGGCHANAQSFNHDLHKPYQLGCDLAKIRLECALYLKAKLAD; this is encoded by the coding sequence GTGCTACATAAATTTGAGTTTGATGGAACTAAACTGGTGCTGGATGTTCATAGCGGTGCGCTGCATCAGGTGGATGACTTGACCTGGGATTTATTAAATGACTTCGAGGTAACCCCAAAGGAAACCTTGTTAGCAAAATATAGTGATAAATATCATCCGGCAGAGGTGGCGGAGGTATTGGCGGAAATAGAGCAATTAAAGGCCCAGGGGTTGTTATTTAGCCCCGATCCTTTGGGAGGTAGCTATCACCCTCAAGAAGGGGTGGTGAAAGCGCTGTGCCTGCACATTGCCCACGATTGTAATTTGCGCTGTCGCTATTGCTTTGCCGGCCAAGGTCCCTTTGGTGGCGACCGCAGTTTAATGAGTGTGGAAACTGGAATTGCGGCCCTGGACTTTCTATTCCAGCAAAGTGTTGGCCGCAAACATGTGGAGGTGGACTTCTTTGGCGGCGAACCCCTGATGAACTTTGGGGTGGTTAAACAATTGGTGGAATACGGCCGCAACAAAGCCAAAGAATTGGGCAAAGAGGTTAAGTTTACCCTGACCACCAATGCAGTGCTGTTGGACGAAACGGTGCAGCAGTACCTGGTGGACAACCACATCAGCGTGGTGCTTAGCCTTGATGGTCGAGACTGCGTACATGATAAAATGCGACCAACGGCTGGCAATAATGGATCATACCAAAGGGTATTAAAAAATATCAAAGCCATGGTGGAAAAGAACCCTCCCGGCGGTTATTATGTGCGGGGAACCTTTACCCGACACAACCTAGACTTTAGCCAAGATGTGTTGCACATGATTGAGCAAGGTTTTGTGGATATTTCAGTGGAGCCGGTGGTGGCCAGCCCTGAGGATGACTATGCCTTTCGCCCCGAGGATTTGCCGATAATTAAGGAAGAATATGCCAACCTAACCAGGCATATTTTAAGTATGAAACAGCAAAACAAACCGGTCAATTTCTTTCACTTTAATATCGATCTCGATGGCGGCCCCTGTTTGGCCAAAAGATTATCCGGTTGCGGTGCCGGTCACGAATATATGGCGGTAACCCCAGATGGGTACCTTTATCCCTGCCACCAATTTGTTGGCCGTCCAGAATATAAAATCGGTCATGTTACCGATAAGCAATTAAATAAAGAAATCAGCAAAATGTTTAGAAATGCCCATATCTATAATAAACAGAGTTGCAGTGAATGCTGGGCCAAGTATCACTGCAGCGGGGGTTGCCATGCCAACGCCCAATCCTTTAATCACGATCTGCACAAACCCTATCAACTGGGCTGTGATTTAGCCAAAATTAGGCTTGAATGTGCCCTTTATTTAAAGGCTAAACTGGCTGATTAG
- a CDS encoding M23 family metallopeptidase: MIKDYQTACAVEVDGQTIAVVSSEGQAKAVIKELVNQQTKKLDKPVEVKQKIQYQQVKKDKDSIIDSKQLQEKLSPLLVYQFDGAAVKVDGKVQFVFQDKKQADQFIDKLKKQYQVADNAKVKFEEKVAVTEMKVTTDKLTTVNKALAKVKEAGTIPYYIVKEGDTLWDIATSNDISVDDLIAFNPDFKPELMQIGQKLKMADKQPLINVVSTFEKVVEEKVPAPVEVRRNSTMLQGKSKVVQTGEQGLKEVKYQVVAKNGEVDDKIIIAEKTLKEPVTEIVEKGTRTLVATRNYGGGRLAKPAGGSITSPFGGRWGRSHEGIDLGAANGSAAVAAEAGTVIRASWYADYGNCVDISHGNGMVTRYAHLSKISVSVGQSVQRGQVIGNVGNTGRSTGPHLHFEVLINGRPQNPANYL; encoded by the coding sequence ATGATTAAAGATTACCAAACCGCTTGTGCCGTTGAGGTTGACGGCCAAACCATTGCTGTGGTCAGCAGCGAGGGTCAGGCCAAAGCGGTGATCAAGGAATTAGTTAACCAACAGACTAAAAAATTAGATAAACCGGTGGAAGTCAAGCAAAAAATCCAGTATCAGCAGGTAAAAAAGGATAAAGATTCTATAATTGATAGCAAACAACTGCAAGAAAAGTTAAGTCCACTGCTGGTCTATCAATTTGATGGGGCAGCGGTGAAGGTGGATGGCAAAGTACAGTTTGTGTTCCAAGATAAAAAGCAAGCCGATCAATTCATCGACAAACTAAAAAAACAGTACCAAGTGGCCGATAATGCCAAGGTGAAGTTTGAAGAAAAAGTGGCAGTCACAGAAATGAAAGTTACCACCGATAAATTAACCACTGTTAATAAAGCACTGGCTAAGGTTAAAGAGGCTGGCACCATTCCCTATTACATAGTGAAGGAAGGCGATACCCTTTGGGATATTGCCACCAGTAACGACATATCTGTTGATGACTTGATTGCATTTAATCCGGATTTTAAACCGGAACTGATGCAAATTGGACAAAAGCTAAAGATGGCTGACAAACAACCACTGATTAATGTGGTGAGCACCTTTGAAAAGGTAGTTGAAGAAAAGGTACCGGCACCGGTTGAAGTTAGAAGAAACAGCACCATGTTACAGGGCAAGAGCAAAGTGGTGCAAACCGGTGAGCAAGGGTTAAAGGAAGTCAAGTACCAAGTGGTGGCTAAAAACGGCGAAGTGGATGATAAAATAATCATCGCTGAGAAGACACTGAAGGAACCGGTAACGGAAATTGTGGAAAAGGGCACCCGCACTTTGGTTGCCACCCGTAACTACGGTGGTGGCAGATTGGCTAAACCCGCCGGCGGCTCAATAACATCGCCCTTTGGCGGACGTTGGGGCAGAAGCCATGAAGGCATAGACTTAGGGGCCGCAAACGGCAGCGCAGCGGTGGCTGCCGAGGCTGGTACTGTGATCAGGGCCAGTTGGTATGCCGACTATGGCAATTGCGTGGATATATCCCATGGCAACGGCATGGTTACCCGCTATGCTCACCTTTCCAAAATCAGCGTTTCTGTTGGTCAAAGTGTCCAACGGGGACAGGTTATTGGCAATGTAGGTAACACCGGTCGCAGTACCGGCCCACACCTGCACTTTGAAGTGTTAATTAATGGACGACCACAAAACCCTGCAAACTACTTATAA